The Caulifigura coniformis genome includes a region encoding these proteins:
- a CDS encoding PSD1 and planctomycete cytochrome C domain-containing protein yields MSSRSRRALCVLFFACGPLMVPGAPASAADKVDFVRDIQPLLKERCIACHGEEKQKSGLRLDIKAAALKGGESYGAVIVAGRSADSALIQLVTETGDDLRMPPEGPRLTAEQISLLTRWVDEGAVWPEGVDSAVAENRLDHWSFQPLRTFPDGLGVDHFIRADLTKSGLTASVEADRRTLIRRASLVLTGLAPNPEEVDAFVADADPRGFEKLVDRLLASPQYGERWARHWLDVIAFGETHGFEVNTPRENAWPYRDYVIQAFNADTPYPQFIREQLAGDATGVDAATGFLVAAAALLPGQTGKDEESIQKARQDELNDMVANAGGAFLGLTLHCARCHDHKFDPVAQTDYYGLQAIFAGVRHGERPLAQANDSKLQERLKLQERLALASHERALLEPPAQLGEGAPLRPEVSPRRNIERFPPVETRKIRFTIQKTVDDNRHEPCIDELEIYATDARNVALASDGAKPEASGSYDNPKHRLAHINDGRYGNSRSWISSTPGGGWIAIEFARPESVEAVVWGRDREEKYRDRLATEYLIEAQMPDGGWKVIAASSDRQSPGAGEGTPQAELSEVDRRQAGKLDNELQGIEQRLAALWGDSVVYAGRFEPAPQMFRLHRGEAMQKREAVSPSAVQALRPEFRLPDETPEQARRIAFAGWLADPQNPLVARVMVNRLWQHHFGEGLVSTPNDFGRNGAKPSHPELLDWLAGEFIRSGWSIKHMQKVIVMSACWKQASAPRPDCLAVDAQSRLVWRFPPRRLEAEVVRDNMLASAGTLDDRMGGPGFSVFAPNSNYVRLYNPKPEFGPAEWRRAIYMTKVRVAQDATFGAFDCPDAGQPQPKRPRSTTPLQALNLFNSGFVIQQAELLAGRIEQQAGPTRPDQVRQAFQFVLQRVPDAEESQLCESLVEEHGLPALCRALLNSNEFLFLP; encoded by the coding sequence GTGAGTTCGCGTTCCCGTCGAGCCCTGTGCGTCCTGTTCTTCGCCTGCGGGCCTCTCATGGTTCCCGGCGCGCCCGCTTCGGCAGCGGACAAGGTCGACTTCGTGCGTGATATCCAGCCTCTCCTCAAGGAACGCTGCATCGCATGCCACGGAGAGGAGAAGCAGAAGTCGGGCTTGAGGCTCGACATCAAGGCCGCTGCCCTGAAGGGCGGAGAATCTTACGGCGCGGTCATCGTCGCCGGGCGGTCGGCCGACAGTGCGTTGATCCAGCTTGTCACCGAAACCGGGGACGACCTGAGAATGCCGCCCGAAGGGCCGCGCCTGACGGCTGAGCAGATCTCGCTGCTCACACGCTGGGTTGACGAAGGGGCCGTCTGGCCTGAGGGAGTCGATTCGGCGGTCGCGGAGAACCGGCTCGATCACTGGTCGTTCCAGCCGCTTCGCACCTTCCCTGACGGACTGGGCGTCGATCACTTCATTCGCGCGGACCTCACGAAGTCGGGCCTGACCGCGTCGGTCGAAGCCGATCGTCGCACACTGATTCGCCGGGCGTCACTGGTCCTCACGGGACTGGCTCCGAACCCCGAAGAAGTCGACGCCTTCGTGGCCGATGCTGATCCCCGCGGATTTGAGAAGCTCGTCGACCGTTTGCTGGCATCGCCGCAATACGGAGAACGCTGGGCAAGGCATTGGCTCGACGTCATCGCATTCGGCGAGACGCACGGCTTCGAAGTCAACACCCCCCGGGAAAACGCCTGGCCCTACCGCGACTATGTCATCCAGGCGTTCAATGCGGACACTCCCTATCCGCAGTTCATCAGGGAACAACTCGCGGGAGATGCGACGGGCGTCGACGCCGCCACCGGGTTTCTCGTCGCCGCGGCCGCACTTCTGCCGGGCCAGACCGGTAAGGACGAAGAGTCGATTCAGAAGGCGCGTCAGGACGAACTGAATGATATGGTCGCGAATGCCGGTGGGGCATTCCTCGGCCTCACGCTGCACTGCGCCCGTTGCCACGACCACAAGTTCGACCCTGTCGCGCAGACCGACTACTACGGCCTGCAGGCGATCTTCGCCGGCGTGCGTCATGGCGAGCGACCACTCGCGCAGGCCAACGACTCGAAGTTGCAGGAACGGCTCAAGCTGCAGGAACGGCTCGCGCTGGCTTCCCACGAACGGGCCCTTCTTGAGCCACCGGCCCAGCTGGGGGAAGGCGCGCCGCTCCGGCCGGAAGTCTCGCCGCGCCGGAACATCGAGCGTTTTCCACCGGTCGAAACCAGGAAGATCCGTTTCACGATCCAGAAAACTGTCGATGACAATCGACACGAGCCCTGCATTGATGAACTGGAGATCTACGCGACCGATGCGAGAAATGTTGCCCTCGCCAGTGATGGCGCAAAGCCAGAGGCATCCGGCAGCTATGACAATCCCAAGCATCGACTGGCTCACATCAACGACGGGCGCTACGGAAACAGCCGCAGCTGGATCTCGTCGACCCCCGGCGGCGGATGGATCGCGATCGAGTTCGCCCGGCCCGAATCGGTGGAAGCGGTCGTGTGGGGCCGCGACCGGGAAGAGAAGTACCGCGACCGGTTGGCCACCGAGTACCTCATCGAAGCCCAGATGCCCGACGGCGGCTGGAAGGTGATTGCAGCGTCGAGCGATCGTCAGTCGCCTGGAGCGGGAGAAGGAACGCCGCAGGCGGAGCTTTCCGAAGTCGACCGGAGGCAGGCAGGCAAGCTCGACAATGAACTTCAAGGGATCGAGCAGCGTCTGGCGGCGCTGTGGGGCGACAGCGTGGTCTACGCCGGGCGGTTTGAGCCCGCGCCACAGATGTTTCGACTGCATCGCGGTGAGGCGATGCAGAAGCGGGAGGCCGTCTCCCCCTCGGCCGTGCAGGCGTTGCGTCCAGAGTTCCGGTTGCCGGACGAGACGCCCGAGCAGGCTCGGCGCATCGCGTTCGCCGGCTGGCTGGCCGATCCGCAGAATCCACTCGTCGCCCGGGTGATGGTCAACCGGCTGTGGCAGCATCATTTCGGCGAAGGACTCGTCTCGACTCCGAACGACTTTGGCCGCAACGGGGCGAAACCCAGTCACCCGGAGCTGCTCGACTGGCTGGCCGGTGAGTTCATCCGCTCGGGATGGAGCATCAAGCACATGCAGAAGGTCATCGTCATGAGCGCCTGCTGGAAGCAGGCGAGCGCTCCCCGGCCTGACTGCCTGGCCGTCGATGCCCAGTCGCGTCTCGTGTGGAGATTTCCGCCCCGTCGGCTGGAGGCGGAAGTCGTCCGGGACAACATGCTCGCCTCCGCCGGAACGCTAGACGATCGGATGGGCGGGCCCGGCTTCAGCGTGTTCGCCCCCAATTCGAACTACGTGCGGCTGTACAACCCGAAGCCGGAATTCGGCCCGGCGGAATGGCGTCGTGCGATCTATATGACGAAGGTCCGCGTGGCGCAGGACGCGACCTTCGGAGCGTTCGACTGCCCTGACGCGGGACAGCCGCAACCCAAGCGCCCGCGATCGACCACACCGCTTCAGGCCCTCAACCTGTTCAACAGCGGCTTCGTGATCCAGCAGGCGGAGCTGCTGGCCGGGCGGATCGAGCAGCAGGCCGGGCCGACGCGGCCCGACCAGGTGCGGCAGGCGTTCCAGTTCGTTCTGCAGCGAGTCCCCGATGCGGAGGAATCGCAACTCTGCGAGTCGCTCGTCGAGGAGCACGGTCTTCCCGCTCTCTGCCGGGCGCTCCTGAACTCGAATGAGTTCCTGTTCCTTCCCTGA
- a CDS encoding DUF1501 domain-containing protein has protein sequence MTFPPSLTGQHLLSRRGFMGDAANGLAGIALASLLARQAGASTPQRPEISPERPLAPRKPHFEPRARRVVVLFCAGALSHIDSFDWKPELVRMDGKPMPGSQEKLITFQGENGNLVRPQFEFRPRGESGKMISDLVPHLAELADDLCFIHSMTAKSNTHGPAENQMSTGFIFDGFPSVGSWISYALGSEAANLPAFVAIPDPRGVPQAGVNNWTNGFLPAVFQGTAMNSSRSIENLNRPAKVNAATDRATADALKFLNERHLTKYPGDSELAARIASYELAARMQLSVPTVGDLSTESLSTIQAYGADHPDPVRSGFAKNCILARRLLENDVRCVQLYNGAYAMGEGVGNWDGHRKLKEQYEIHGPILDQPAAALISDLKQRGLLDDTLVVYVTEFGRMPTFQKGASGRDHNPRGFTAWMTGAGVKRGFSYGATDDLGYAAVENVSTIYDLHATILHLMGLDHERLSYYHNGIERRLTDVHGHVLHDVLTEPRPSLG, from the coding sequence ATGACCTTCCCTCCCTCTCTCACCGGACAGCATCTCCTTTCCCGCCGCGGGTTTATGGGAGACGCCGCGAACGGACTCGCCGGCATCGCGCTGGCATCGTTGCTCGCGCGGCAGGCGGGCGCTTCGACTCCGCAGCGCCCCGAGATCTCTCCCGAGCGTCCCCTGGCGCCGCGGAAGCCTCATTTCGAACCCAGGGCCAGGCGCGTCGTCGTTCTGTTCTGTGCAGGGGCGCTGAGCCATATCGATTCGTTCGACTGGAAGCCGGAACTCGTCCGCATGGACGGCAAGCCGATGCCCGGCAGTCAGGAGAAGCTCATCACCTTCCAGGGAGAAAATGGAAATCTCGTTCGGCCGCAGTTCGAATTCCGGCCCCGCGGCGAATCGGGGAAGATGATCTCGGACCTCGTTCCCCATCTGGCGGAACTCGCGGACGATCTCTGCTTCATCCATTCGATGACGGCCAAGTCGAACACGCACGGACCGGCCGAGAACCAGATGAGCACGGGATTCATCTTCGACGGCTTTCCGAGCGTCGGCTCGTGGATCAGCTACGCCCTCGGCAGCGAGGCGGCCAATCTCCCGGCCTTCGTCGCGATTCCCGATCCCCGTGGGGTGCCGCAGGCCGGCGTGAACAACTGGACGAACGGCTTCCTTCCGGCCGTGTTCCAGGGAACGGCCATGAACTCGAGCCGCTCGATCGAGAACCTGAACCGGCCCGCGAAGGTGAATGCCGCGACGGATCGGGCCACGGCCGATGCGCTGAAGTTCCTCAACGAACGCCACCTGACAAAGTATCCGGGCGACTCCGAACTGGCGGCCCGCATCGCCAGCTATGAACTTGCCGCGCGCATGCAGCTGTCCGTGCCGACGGTGGGAGACCTCTCGACGGAATCACTCTCGACGATCCAGGCCTACGGCGCTGATCATCCTGATCCGGTCCGCAGCGGATTCGCAAAGAACTGCATCCTCGCGCGACGGCTGCTGGAGAACGATGTCCGCTGCGTGCAGCTTTACAACGGCGCGTATGCGATGGGCGAAGGGGTCGGAAACTGGGACGGCCATCGGAAGCTCAAGGAACAGTACGAGATCCACGGCCCGATTCTCGATCAACCCGCGGCCGCGCTCATTTCCGACCTCAAGCAGCGCGGGCTGCTCGATGACACGCTGGTTGTCTATGTCACGGAGTTCGGGCGGATGCCGACGTTTCAGAAGGGGGCGAGCGGTCGCGACCACAACCCGCGCGGCTTCACCGCCTGGATGACCGGGGCCGGCGTCAAACGGGGTTTCAGCTACGGGGCGACGGATGATCTTGGCTACGCGGCGGTCGAGAACGTTTCGACGATCTACGACCTGCACGCCACGATCCTGCACCTGATGGGGCTCGATCACGAACGGCTGAGCTACTACCACAACGGCATCGAGCGCCGTCTCACCGACGTGCATGGCCACGTGCTGCACGACGTGCTGACAGAGCCCCGCCCGTCGCTGGGCTGA